A stretch of the Candidatus Goldiibacteriota bacterium HGW-Goldbacteria-1 genome encodes the following:
- a CDS encoding homoserine O-acetyltransferase: MEKPPGNAQPVVKPQFFTFGESPNELILESGQKLGPVTLSYEAYGELNKDKTNAILILHALSGDAHVAGYLEGQNKPGWWDLMVGPGKAMDTNKYFILCSNVIGSCYGSTGPSSLNPKTGKPYGLSFPIVTISDMVKAQKALLDSLGISQLVTVIGGSMGGMQAIEWTLQFPDVPKSAIVIASCAALSDQEIAFDTVGRNAIKSDTEWENGEYYGKDKKLKGLAIARMIGHITYLSEEGMAEKFKRRLQSGDKNLSYKIRYEKEVPCTTGSTVFDKDFEREFAVESYLAYQGEKFVKRFDANSYLYITKAMDYYDAAAKWGGGSLKQAMKRTKAEYLLISFTSDMLFSPDQSKAIVEALRVNNKDVSYIEIDSKHGHDAFLLEKKTMNENKILSQAIKNFLLHSRT, from the coding sequence ATGGAAAAACCCCCCGGTAATGCACAACCTGTTGTTAAACCGCAGTTTTTCACATTCGGCGAATCTCCCAATGAACTTATCCTTGAAAGCGGGCAGAAACTTGGCCCTGTAACCCTTTCTTATGAAGCATACGGCGAACTGAATAAAGATAAAACCAATGCTATTTTAATCCTGCACGCCCTGTCCGGCGACGCGCATGTGGCAGGTTATCTTGAAGGGCAGAACAAGCCAGGCTGGTGGGACCTTATGGTGGGCCCCGGCAAGGCAATGGACACCAACAAGTATTTTATTTTGTGTTCCAATGTAATAGGAAGCTGCTACGGTTCCACAGGTCCGTCTTCCTTAAACCCCAAGACAGGAAAGCCATACGGGCTTTCATTTCCAATTGTCACAATATCCGACATGGTAAAAGCGCAGAAGGCGCTTTTAGATTCGCTTGGTATCAGCCAGCTTGTGACGGTAATAGGCGGGTCTATGGGCGGAATGCAGGCAATTGAATGGACGCTGCAGTTTCCGGACGTCCCCAAAAGCGCCATTGTAATCGCTTCGTGCGCCGCTTTATCTGACCAGGAAATTGCGTTTGACACAGTAGGCAGAAATGCCATAAAGTCTGACACAGAATGGGAAAACGGGGAGTATTACGGCAAAGATAAAAAATTAAAAGGGCTTGCCATCGCAAGGATGATAGGGCACATCACATATTTAAGCGAAGAAGGAATGGCTGAAAAATTCAAACGCAGGCTGCAGAGCGGCGATAAAAATTTAAGCTATAAAATAAGGTATGAAAAAGAGGTACCGTGTACTACCGGGTCCACTGTGTTTGACAAGGATTTTGAAAGGGAGTTTGCCGTGGAAAGCTACCTTGCGTATCAGGGGGAAAAATTTGTAAAGAGGTTTGACGCGAACAGCTACCTTTATATAACAAAGGCAATGGATTATTATGACGCCGCGGCCAAGTGGGGCGGCGGCTCTTTAAAACAGGCGATGAAACGCACTAAAGCGGAGTATCTTCTTATCTCTTTTACTTCTGACATGCTTTTTTCCCCTGACCAGTCAAAAGCAATAGTGGAAGCGCTAAGGGTGAATAACAAAGACGTATCCTATATAGAAATTGACAGCAAGCACGGCCACGACGCTTTTCTTCTTGAAAAAAAGACGATGAATGAAAATAAAATTCTGTCACAGGCAATAAAGAATTTCCTATTACATTCAAGGACATAG
- a CDS encoding tRNA 4-thiouridine(8) synthase ThiI gives MKEKTCIALFSGGLDSMIAVKLLQKQGINVIPVNFNIGVFFKKYIREGGELKYNKPLPKGIEVKVVDITKDFLHMLKNPAHGYGKNMNPCIDCKILMMRKAKEMMEELGAGFVITGEVLGQRPMTQNSNSIKMIKNESGLEGYLLRPLSAKLMEPTEPEKLGWVDREQLLGIEGRNRQQQLKLAVEFEITDVMETPGGGCLLTDKHYAARLNDLIQHNKEKEITEQDMFLLSAGRHFRKNGIKFIIGRHNGDNEKLEQVKDGAIVFEVMDIPGPLVLTFDSPDEETIRDIAAFSAGYTKLMDKEEVAVKIIKDNNERVINVKPISREEAEKYKV, from the coding sequence ATGAAAGAAAAAACATGTATCGCTCTTTTTTCGGGCGGACTGGACAGCATGATAGCGGTAAAACTGCTGCAGAAACAGGGAATAAATGTCATACCGGTAAATTTTAACATAGGCGTATTTTTTAAAAAATATATCCGGGAGGGCGGTGAGCTTAAATACAATAAACCGCTTCCAAAAGGCATAGAAGTAAAAGTTGTGGATATAACAAAAGATTTTCTGCATATGCTGAAAAATCCGGCGCACGGATACGGCAAGAACATGAACCCGTGCATTGACTGCAAAATACTTATGATGCGTAAAGCAAAAGAGATGATGGAAGAACTTGGCGCGGGTTTTGTCATAACAGGTGAAGTGCTGGGTCAGCGGCCTATGACTCAGAATTCAAATTCAATTAAAATGATAAAAAATGAATCGGGCCTTGAAGGGTATTTGCTGCGGCCGCTGTCCGCAAAATTAATGGAACCCACAGAACCGGAAAAACTTGGCTGGGTGGACAGGGAACAGCTTTTAGGCATAGAAGGAAGAAACAGGCAGCAGCAGCTTAAGCTTGCGGTGGAATTTGAAATTACCGATGTGATGGAAACCCCGGGCGGCGGATGCCTTTTAACGGATAAACACTATGCGGCAAGGTTAAATGACCTTATACAGCACAATAAAGAAAAAGAGATAACGGAACAGGATATGTTTTTATTATCGGCCGGAAGGCATTTCAGAAAAAACGGCATAAAGTTTATAATAGGAAGGCACAACGGCGATAATGAAAAACTGGAGCAGGTAAAAGATGGGGCAATAGTATTTGAAGTTATGGATATTCCCGGCCCGCTTGTCCTTACTTTTGACAGCCCTGATGAAGAGACGATAAGAGATATAGCCGCGTTTTCCGCCGGCTATACAAAGTTAATGGATAAAGAAGAAGTAGCTGTCAAAATTATTAAGGATAATAATGAAAGGGTTATAAATGTAAAACCAATAAGCAGGGAAGAAGCGGAGAAATATAAAGTATAG
- a CDS encoding glucose-6-phosphate isomerase, translating into MAQTVKLPAWKELKENYEKVKNLHLREIFELDPKRAEKMLIEDEGIYFDYSKHRVNEETINLLIKLAKEAGLKEKTEAMFKGEKINNTEDRSVLHIALRAPKGSKIIVDGRDVMPGVHATLDKMAAFSEKVRKGEWKGYTGKTIKNIVNIGIGGSDLGPVMAYEALKKYTQRNLVFRFVSNIDDTDFAECTQDLNPEETLFIVASKTFTTLETMTNALTARAWVLNALKDDDAIAKHFVALSTNAEEVSKFGIDTVNMFEFWDWVGGRYSMTSAIGLSNMIALGADNYRAMLSGFNKMDEHFRTAPLEKNMPVIMALLGVWYADFFGAETIAVLPYEQYLKRFPAYLQQMTMESNGKTVTNEGERVTYQTGSIYWGEPGTNGQHSFYQLIHQGTKLIPCEFIAFGKSLNATGKHHDLLMANVFAQSAALAFGKTAEEVRAEKTPENLVNHKVFEGNKPSTTILMEKLTPEALGKLIALYEHCVFTQSVIWGINAFDQWGVQLGKVLAGKIAPDLESETKLNHDASTNALIAKYRKMK; encoded by the coding sequence ATGGCACAGACAGTGAAACTTCCGGCCTGGAAAGAATTAAAAGAAAATTATGAGAAGGTAAAAAATCTGCATTTAAGGGAGATTTTTGAACTTGACCCCAAGCGCGCGGAAAAAATGTTAATAGAAGATGAAGGTATTTATTTTGATTATTCCAAACACAGGGTTAACGAAGAAACCATAAACCTGCTTATTAAACTGGCAAAAGAAGCCGGCCTTAAAGAAAAGACAGAGGCAATGTTTAAAGGCGAAAAAATAAATAACACAGAAGACAGGTCTGTGCTGCACATAGCGCTGCGCGCCCCAAAAGGCAGTAAGATAATTGTGGACGGCAGGGATGTAATGCCGGGCGTACACGCCACGCTTGATAAAATGGCAGCTTTTTCGGAGAAGGTAAGAAAGGGAGAATGGAAAGGGTACACGGGAAAGACAATTAAAAATATAGTTAACATAGGTATCGGCGGGTCTGATTTGGGGCCGGTGATGGCGTACGAAGCTTTAAAAAAATACACGCAGAGAAACCTTGTATTCCGTTTTGTTTCAAACATAGATGATACGGATTTTGCCGAATGCACGCAGGATCTGAACCCGGAAGAGACGCTTTTTATTGTGGCATCCAAGACATTTACCACACTTGAAACAATGACAAACGCCCTTACCGCGCGCGCGTGGGTTTTAAACGCGCTTAAAGATGATGACGCTATAGCAAAGCATTTTGTGGCGCTGTCCACAAACGCGGAAGAAGTTTCAAAATTTGGAATTGACACCGTTAATATGTTTGAATTTTGGGACTGGGTGGGCGGCAGGTATTCCATGACATCGGCCATCGGGCTTTCTAATATGATAGCGCTTGGGGCGGATAATTACCGTGCTATGCTGAGCGGTTTTAATAAAATGGATGAACATTTCCGTACGGCTCCCTTGGAAAAAAACATGCCGGTAATTATGGCTCTGCTTGGCGTCTGGTACGCGGATTTCTTTGGCGCGGAAACAATAGCCGTGCTTCCGTATGAACAGTATTTAAAACGTTTTCCCGCTTACCTTCAGCAGATGACAATGGAAAGTAACGGCAAAACAGTTACCAATGAAGGCGAGCGTGTAACTTATCAGACAGGTTCCATATACTGGGGAGAGCCGGGAACCAACGGGCAGCACTCTTTTTACCAGCTTATACATCAGGGGACAAAACTTATACCGTGCGAATTTATCGCGTTCGGGAAATCACTTAACGCGACCGGTAAACATCACGACCTGTTAATGGCAAACGTGTTCGCGCAGTCAGCGGCCCTTGCGTTTGGAAAAACAGCGGAAGAAGTAAGGGCTGAAAAAACCCCTGAAAATCTTGTGAATCATAAGGTGTTTGAAGGCAATAAACCGTCCACCACAATATTAATGGAAAAACTTACCCCTGAAGCGCTGGGCAAGTTAATCGCGCTATATGAACACTGTGTATTTACGCAGTCTGTAATCTGGGGTATAAATGCTTTTGACCAGTGGGGAGTTCAGCTTGGAAAGGTGCTTGCGGGAAAAATAGCGCCTGATTTAGAATCAGAAACAAAACTTAATCATGACGCTTCCACCAACGCGCTGATTGCGAAATACAGGAAGATGAAATAA
- the metW gene encoding methionine biosynthesis protein MetW encodes MTFKDIAVNEKIRVEVKTYDTERLKKLTTDRQAYENRINEEISAVIEDKARVLDLGCGNGDLLKLLMDRKDIYGLGIDISTEAVLNCVKKGVSVIQEDIDEGLSQYKDKSYDYVIMTETMQAVQRPDSVLQHIVRIGSKAIVSFPNFAHHSIRFGLFFRGVMPKTSKLPYEWYNTPNIRHLTVKDFKEFCAKNGIKILKEIYLVKNGNRMRRKSLFANFFAEDALFIIQKKQYI; translated from the coding sequence ATTACATTCAAGGACATAGCAGTGAATGAAAAGATAAGGGTGGAAGTAAAAACATATGATACGGAAAGGCTGAAAAAATTGACAACGGACAGACAGGCATACGAAAACAGGATAAACGAGGAAATCTCCGCCGTTATAGAAGACAAGGCAAGGGTGCTTGACCTTGGGTGCGGAAACGGCGACCTTCTAAAACTATTAATGGACAGAAAAGACATTTATGGCCTTGGTATAGATATAAGTACGGAAGCCGTATTGAACTGCGTAAAAAAAGGCGTATCCGTAATTCAGGAAGACATAGACGAAGGGCTTTCCCAGTATAAAGATAAATCATATGATTATGTAATAATGACAGAGACAATGCAGGCGGTGCAAAGGCCGGACAGCGTTTTGCAGCACATTGTGCGCATAGGTTCAAAAGCAATTGTTTCTTTTCCAAACTTTGCGCATCATTCCATAAGGTTCGGATTGTTTTTCAGGGGAGTGATGCCAAAAACGTCAAAGCTTCCTTATGAATGGTATAACACGCCCAATATCAGGCACCTTACAGTTAAGGACTTTAAAGAATTCTGCGCGAAGAACGGCATAAAAATATTAAAGGAAATTTATCTTGTAAAAAACGGCAACAGAATGCGCAGAAAATCTCTTTTTGCCAATTTTTTCGCGGAAGACGCGCTGTTTATAATACAGAAAAAGCAGTACATCTGA
- a CDS encoding excinuclease ABC subunit B (The UvrABC repair system catalyzes the recognition and processing of DNA lesions. The beta-hairpin of the Uvr-B subunit is inserted between the strands, where it probes for the presence of a lesion): MDKFKIKSDFIPQGDQPAAIKKLVSSIAAGEKFQTLLGVTGSGKTFTMAKVIEQLNRPAIIVSHNKTLAAQLYMEFKEFFPDNAVEYFVSYYDYYQPEAYIPHRDMFIEKDSAINDELERLRLASTQKLLTRRDVIIVASVSCIYGLGSPENYKNIRLFMEEGGRMSVNDIAESLVRMQYQRNEFEFTQGIFRVKGDIVEIWPAYSTTAIRVELFGDEIEKISEIEPVSKNVINRIRRTAVFSASHYVMEPEKMKGVVKQIKAELESRLKFYKERPVEFERLKSRVSYDIEMLEEMGYCKGIENYSRLMDGRKPGDAPYTLLDYFPEDYMMFVDESHVTLPQFHGMNAGDRSRKKNLIDYGFRLPCAFDNRPLNFEEFEKKMNQVVFVSATPGDYELEKSGTDNIAEQIVRPTGLIDPEIEIRKTDGQVDDLMAEIKIRAEKGERVLVTVLTKKMAESLTSYLKDKGVKCRYLHSDIDTLERIQIIRELREKKFDALIGINLLREGLDIPEVSLVAILDADKEGFLRSDKSLIQTTGRASRNVNGRVIMYADNMTDSMRRAINETDRRRVKQKTYNKEHNITPTSIIKEIKSIQGSVYEMDYFTVPVAEEEINIEYTDRADLMKKMEEEMAKEAAALNFERAAILRDKIEDIRGGINIKKGKKKKFGFKI, encoded by the coding sequence TTGGATAAATTTAAAATAAAATCAGATTTTATACCGCAGGGGGACCAGCCCGCGGCAATTAAAAAACTTGTCTCGTCCATCGCGGCGGGGGAAAAGTTTCAGACCCTTCTGGGCGTTACCGGTTCCGGCAAGACTTTTACCATGGCAAAGGTAATAGAACAGCTTAACAGGCCAGCTATCATAGTCTCACACAATAAAACCCTTGCGGCGCAGCTTTATATGGAATTCAAGGAATTTTTTCCCGATAATGCCGTGGAATATTTTGTATCCTATTACGACTACTACCAGCCGGAAGCTTATATTCCCCATAGAGATATGTTCATAGAAAAAGATTCCGCGATAAATGATGAACTTGAAAGGTTAAGGCTGGCTTCCACTCAGAAACTTTTAACCCGCAGGGACGTTATCATAGTGGCATCTGTGTCATGCATATACGGTTTGGGTTCGCCGGAAAATTATAAAAATATCCGCCTTTTTATGGAAGAGGGCGGAAGAATGTCCGTAAATGACATAGCGGAAAGCCTTGTCCGCATGCAGTATCAGAGAAATGAATTTGAATTTACGCAGGGCATATTCCGCGTAAAGGGAGATATAGTTGAAATCTGGCCTGCTTATTCCACCACAGCCATAAGGGTGGAATTGTTCGGCGACGAAATTGAAAAAATATCAGAGATAGAACCCGTGTCTAAGAATGTGATTAACCGCATACGCAGGACAGCTGTGTTTTCCGCCTCTCACTATGTAATGGAACCTGAAAAAATGAAAGGCGTGGTTAAGCAGATAAAAGCGGAACTGGAAAGCCGGCTTAAGTTTTATAAGGAAAGGCCGGTGGAATTTGAAAGGTTAAAATCGCGCGTCAGTTATGACATAGAGATGCTTGAAGAAATGGGATACTGTAAAGGAATAGAGAATTATTCGCGCCTTATGGACGGCAGAAAACCCGGCGACGCGCCGTACACGCTTCTTGATTATTTCCCGGAAGACTACATGATGTTTGTGGATGAATCGCACGTTACTCTGCCGCAGTTTCACGGCATGAATGCCGGCGACCGCTCGCGCAAGAAGAATCTTATAGATTACGGGTTCCGCCTGCCGTGCGCTTTTGACAACAGGCCGCTTAACTTTGAAGAGTTTGAAAAAAAGATGAATCAGGTGGTTTTTGTATCCGCCACCCCGGGCGATTATGAACTTGAAAAATCCGGCACGGATAATATAGCAGAGCAGATAGTAAGGCCCACAGGGCTTATTGATCCGGAAATAGAGATAAGAAAGACAGACGGACAGGTGGATGACCTGATGGCAGAAATAAAAATACGCGCTGAAAAAGGGGAGCGGGTGCTGGTTACCGTGCTTACAAAAAAAATGGCGGAAAGCCTTACTTCCTATCTGAAGGATAAAGGGGTAAAGTGCCGCTATCTGCACAGCGATATTGACACGCTGGAGCGTATTCAGATAATAAGGGAGCTTCGCGAGAAAAAGTTTGACGCGTTAATAGGCATTAATCTTCTCCGCGAAGGTCTGGATATTCCCGAAGTGTCGCTGGTTGCCATTCTTGACGCTGATAAGGAAGGCTTTCTGCGTTCGGATAAATCGCTTATACAGACCACGGGCCGCGCTTCAAGAAACGTGAACGGCAGGGTGATAATGTACGCTGATAATATGACCGATTCCATGAGGCGCGCGATAAACGAGACAGACAGAAGGCGTGTAAAACAGAAAACTTACAATAAAGAACACAACATAACCCCCACGAGCATCATTAAAGAGATTAAATCCATTCAGGGAAGCGTTTATGAAATGGATTATTTTACGGTTCCTGTGGCAGAAGAAGAAATAAACATAGAATATACCGACAGGGCGGACCTGATGAAAAAAATGGAAGAAGAGATGGCAAAAGAGGCAGCCGCGCTTAATTTTGAACGCGCCGCAATACTGCGCGATAAAATAGAAGATATAAGGGGCGGAATAAATATAAAAAAAGGCAAAAAGAAAAAATTCGGTTTTAAGATATAA
- a CDS encoding HU family DNA-binding protein translates to MTKSQMIAAIAEESKMSKKEVNAVLDAFNEVVIKTLKKEKKVKLQGLGILAVKNRKARMGRNPATGAEIKIPAKRVVKFRVAKDLKDKVL, encoded by the coding sequence ATGACGAAAAGCCAGATGATCGCAGCAATTGCAGAAGAATCAAAGATGAGCAAGAAAGAAGTTAACGCGGTTCTTGACGCGTTTAACGAAGTGGTTATCAAGACCCTTAAGAAAGAAAAAAAGGTTAAGCTTCAGGGACTTGGAATTTTAGCCGTAAAGAACAGGAAAGCAAGAATGGGAAGAAACCCCGCCACAGGCGCGGAAATCAAGATACCTGCAAAGAGAGTTGTAAAATTCAGGGTAGCAAAAGATCTTAAAGATAAAGTACTTTAA